The following proteins come from a genomic window of Leptolyngbya iicbica LK:
- a CDS encoding EAL domain-containing response regulator — protein MPRCTVLVVEDEVVIAMDLQATLIKLGYDVPTIATSGEDAIHQAIALQPDIVLMDIHLGQGLDGIDAAQQIVETLEIPIVYLTAYADEATLTRARTTLPFGYVLKPFEPRELKANLEIAFHKHQFDQLLKDNQQWLLGVLTSISEGVAATDAEGLIKFLNPVAEALTGWSEAEAIGKSPEEVLRLVHEFSQELVENPVMQALKRGTIVNADTSMFLANRAGDTIPVIPSTGPIQTSQGQIQGAVVVFRDMSEQHQLQAQLEHNAMHDSLTQLPNRALLFDRLQLAIERAQRSPTFGFAVMLLDIDRFKFINDTFGHTVGDQVLVAVAPRLLEQLRSVDTVARLGGDEFAILLEDVTDPNVALKTAQRIIHTISQPLPLTAHTLQVTSSLGIVLSTPTYTNASDLLRDADIAMYQAKASGGNGCELFDSSIHHQAKDRIQQEQELRRAIAQADFQVYYQPIVDLATRQLVSAEALIRWQKPGSGLVPPDEFIPLAEELGLIAPIDQWVLQTASRQLQAWQQLQPENAPPLKISINLSSQQINQNASLNELETVLQTLGSVRQHLRLEVTESVFIKNIDRATELFQRFQAWGMQICLDDFGTGYSSLSYLHRLPIDGVKIDRSFVAGMDSDPNKLAIVRAIVGLCHTLNKAVIAEGIENHAQRRLLMDLGCQQGQGYLFAPPLPADQIPAWLDTDPATATHRD, from the coding sequence ATGCCACGCTGTACTGTTCTTGTCGTCGAAGACGAAGTCGTCATTGCGATGGATTTGCAGGCGACCTTAATCAAGCTGGGTTATGACGTGCCAACGATCGCCACCTCAGGAGAAGACGCCATTCACCAAGCGATCGCCCTGCAGCCGGATATTGTCTTGATGGATATTCACCTGGGTCAGGGGCTCGACGGTATTGATGCCGCCCAGCAGATTGTCGAGACGTTAGAGATTCCCATCGTGTATCTCACCGCCTACGCCGACGAAGCGACCCTCACGAGAGCCCGCACCACCCTGCCGTTTGGTTATGTGCTCAAACCCTTTGAGCCGAGGGAACTCAAAGCTAATTTAGAAATCGCCTTCCACAAACACCAGTTTGATCAACTGCTCAAAGACAATCAGCAATGGTTGTTAGGGGTTCTCACCAGTATCAGCGAAGGGGTGGCAGCGACCGATGCCGAGGGGTTGATTAAGTTTCTCAATCCCGTGGCGGAAGCATTGACGGGCTGGTCAGAGGCTGAGGCAATCGGGAAGTCCCCCGAAGAAGTCTTACGCCTGGTGCATGAATTTTCCCAAGAATTAGTGGAAAATCCGGTGATGCAGGCGCTAAAACGGGGCACGATAGTCAACGCCGATACCAGCATGTTTCTCGCCAATCGCGCTGGCGACACGATCCCTGTGATTCCCAGTACTGGACCGATTCAGACGTCACAAGGCCAGATTCAAGGCGCTGTGGTGGTGTTTCGCGATATGAGCGAACAGCATCAGCTACAGGCGCAGTTAGAACATAATGCCATGCACGATTCGCTAACCCAGTTGCCCAATCGAGCCTTATTATTCGATCGCCTGCAACTAGCCATTGAGCGGGCCCAGCGATCGCCGACCTTCGGCTTTGCGGTCATGCTGTTAGACATTGATCGTTTTAAGTTTATCAACGACACCTTTGGCCATACGGTGGGCGATCAAGTCTTGGTGGCGGTGGCGCCCCGCCTGCTAGAGCAACTGCGATCGGTCGATACGGTGGCCCGGCTGGGCGGCGACGAGTTTGCCATTTTGCTCGAAGATGTGACCGACCCTAATGTCGCCTTAAAAACGGCTCAGCGCATTATTCACACGATTAGTCAACCGCTGCCGCTCACCGCTCATACCTTGCAAGTTACCAGCAGTCTCGGCATTGTGTTAAGCACGCCGACTTACACGAATGCGTCTGATTTGTTGCGCGATGCCGATATCGCGATGTACCAGGCTAAAGCGAGCGGCGGTAACGGTTGCGAGTTGTTTGACAGCAGCATTCATCACCAGGCCAAAGACCGTATCCAGCAGGAGCAAGAACTGAGACGGGCGATCGCCCAGGCCGATTTTCAGGTTTACTATCAGCCCATTGTGGACTTAGCGACGCGCCAACTTGTGTCCGCTGAGGCCCTGATTCGCTGGCAAAAACCAGGCAGTGGCCTGGTGCCCCCGGATGAGTTCATTCCCCTCGCTGAAGAATTGGGACTCATTGCGCCGATTGATCAGTGGGTGTTGCAAACCGCCAGTCGCCAACTGCAAGCCTGGCAACAGTTACAACCTGAAAATGCGCCGCCGCTCAAAATCAGCATCAATCTGTCGAGCCAGCAAATCAACCAAAATGCCTCTCTGAATGAGTTAGAGACTGTGTTGCAGACGCTCGGCAGCGTTCGCCAGCATCTCCGGCTTGAAGTCACAGAAAGCGTGTTCATTAAAAATATCGATCGCGCTACCGAACTCTTTCAGCGCTTTCAAGCCTGGGGGATGCAAATTTGTCTGGATGACTTTGGCACGGGGTATTCATCCCTCAGCTATTTGCATCGTTTGCCCATTGATGGGGTGAAAATTGATCGGTCTTTTGTCGCTGGCATGGATAGCGACCCCAACAAACTGGCAATCGTGCGGGCGATCGTGGGGCTGTGCCACACGCTCAACAAAGCCGTTATTGCCGAGGGCATCGAAAACCATGCCCAACGCCGCTTGCTCATGGATCTGGGTTGCCAACAGGGCCAAGGTTATTTGTTTGCGCCACCGCTCCCGGCCGATCAGATCCCCGCGTGGTTAGACACCGATCCGGCGACGGCGACCCATCGCGATTAG
- the map gene encoding type I methionyl aminopeptidase: MEQQEVITLLSRREIEKMRQAGRLAAQLLDYLEPMVKPGVSTQELNDAAEAWTQEHGAKSAPLGYPGAVDPFPRSICTSINEVVCHGIPSADQVLRDGDIMNIDVTPIVDGYHGDTSRTFFVGTPSPLAKKLVEVTEESMWRGIRAVKPGARIGDIGAAIQEYAEAEGFSVVRDFVGHGVHRIFHTAPQIPHYGTAGKGKKLRKGMVFTIEPMINVGTYEVEVLADGWTAVTADRKLSAQFEHTVAVTETGVEVLTQAESKVPA, translated from the coding sequence GTGGAACAGCAAGAGGTCATTACGCTGCTATCGCGTCGGGAAATTGAAAAAATGCGTCAGGCTGGCCGCCTCGCCGCACAACTGCTGGACTACCTAGAACCCATGGTGAAACCAGGGGTAAGCACCCAAGAATTGAATGATGCGGCTGAAGCCTGGACCCAAGAGCACGGCGCCAAGAGCGCGCCCCTTGGTTATCCTGGCGCGGTTGACCCGTTTCCCCGCTCCATCTGCACCAGCATCAACGAAGTGGTGTGTCACGGCATCCCCAGTGCGGATCAGGTGTTGCGCGATGGCGACATTATGAATATCGATGTCACGCCGATTGTGGATGGCTACCATGGCGACACCTCTCGCACCTTTTTTGTCGGCACCCCTTCCCCCCTGGCCAAAAAGCTGGTGGAGGTGACAGAGGAGTCGATGTGGCGCGGCATTCGGGCGGTAAAGCCGGGGGCACGCATCGGCGATATCGGCGCGGCCATTCAAGAATATGCGGAAGCGGAAGGCTTTTCGGTCGTTCGCGATTTTGTGGGTCACGGCGTCCATCGCATCTTCCACACTGCGCCTCAAATTCCCCACTATGGCACAGCAGGGAAAGGCAAGAAACTGCGTAAAGGCATGGTGTTCACCATTGAGCCGATGATTAACGTGGGCACCTACGAAGTCGAGGTATTGGCCGATGGCTGGACTGCCGTGACTGCCGATCGCAAACTTTCTGCCCAGTTTGAGCACACCGTCGCCGTTACCGAAACTGGCGTCGAGGTTTTGACCCAAGCTGAAAGCAAAGTACCGGCATAA
- a CDS encoding RusA family crossover junction endodeoxyribonuclease produces the protein MLPFDFVIIGRPVPHRAKDKKALKLWRGHVAATARARWGDRPPLTTKLFLQITHFYDQPVGQPDPDLDSERTIKPVLDALNGVIYQDDYQIAELDTRRRNLNGSFRVKGISVALAEGFCQGDEFLHVKVDCLRHPDSLL, from the coding sequence GTGCTGCCTTTTGATTTCGTCATTATTGGTCGACCGGTGCCCCACCGCGCGAAGGACAAAAAAGCGCTGAAACTCTGGCGCGGTCATGTGGCCGCGACGGCGCGGGCTCGTTGGGGCGATCGCCCCCCCTTAACGACAAAATTATTTCTCCAGATCACTCATTTTTACGATCAGCCCGTGGGACAACCCGACCCCGATCTCGACAGCGAGCGCACCATTAAACCCGTGTTAGACGCCCTCAATGGCGTGATTTATCAAGACGACTATCAAATTGCTGAACTGGATACGCGGCGACGTAACCTCAACGGCTCCTTTCGTGTCAAAGGCATATCGGTGGCCCTGGCTGAGGGTTTTTGCCAAGGCGACGAGTTTTTACACGTCAAAGTGGACTGTTTGAGGCATCCAGACAGCTTGCTGTAA
- a CDS encoding extracellular solute-binding protein, with amino-acid sequence MSRSSPWCFERSRRRFLQTVLAAAGAAQLLANCQQSGAPKPDDAIAPANDAFDWRCCEGQTLHLLLNRHPWTAGLQPYLANFEAQTGIQTNLTIVPEPDYFQVMETALQDETIAIDVFFLPMDSTAYRLWQGSLLQPLTPLLNDVRLTEPSYNLFDFPEGFRLAAMYPPEAESQQLFGIPITFESYILFYNQQLVNQYLDGRVPQTMPDLISAAQTINQRGQGEVFGAVMRGVRSDTIIDTVTGLVLNSWGSPATPLPYNVWFDRDWQRPRFTDPKIVAGLTAYAQLMQAGPPNIQAIDWPEATQLFQNGQAAFYIDASLFGPGYEQPDSAIAGNVGYTRLPRVQSASLTGHWLWGLGIAQQSSQPEAAWLFVQWATSPQMEPLISVNTGGAPRFSSWINASPYTAAMNIEYALCVQKAMQTSRPTAVLHPRWNEIALAIADTIQAIYQGTDGSAAAAQLQARVEQLIAQEA; translated from the coding sequence ATGAGTCGATCTTCACCGTGGTGTTTTGAGCGATCGCGCCGCCGCTTTTTACAAACTGTCCTCGCGGCGGCGGGAGCGGCCCAACTGCTCGCCAACTGTCAGCAGTCCGGTGCCCCCAAGCCTGACGATGCGATCGCGCCAGCCAACGACGCCTTTGACTGGCGTTGCTGTGAAGGACAAACGCTCCATCTGTTATTAAACAGGCATCCGTGGACGGCGGGATTACAGCCTTACTTAGCGAATTTTGAAGCCCAAACCGGCATCCAAACCAACCTCACTATCGTGCCTGAGCCGGACTACTTTCAGGTGATGGAAACGGCACTACAAGATGAGACGATTGCGATCGATGTCTTTTTCTTACCGATGGATTCCACCGCTTATCGGCTGTGGCAAGGGTCGCTGCTGCAACCGCTGACGCCTTTGCTGAACGATGTGCGACTCACTGAGCCCAGCTACAACCTGTTTGACTTTCCCGAAGGCTTTCGGCTGGCGGCTATGTATCCCCCAGAGGCGGAGTCACAGCAGCTGTTTGGCATTCCCATCACCTTTGAGTCGTACATCCTGTTTTATAACCAACAGCTGGTGAACCAGTATCTAGATGGGAGGGTGCCGCAAACGATGCCAGACCTGATTAGCGCGGCCCAAACCATCAATCAACGCGGCCAAGGCGAGGTGTTTGGGGCGGTGATGCGGGGGGTGCGCTCAGACACGATTATTGACACTGTGACGGGGCTAGTGCTGAATAGCTGGGGCAGTCCAGCCACGCCGCTGCCCTACAACGTGTGGTTCGATCGCGACTGGCAACGCCCCCGCTTTACCGACCCCAAAATTGTGGCGGGACTCACGGCCTACGCCCAGCTCATGCAGGCGGGGCCGCCCAACATTCAGGCGATTGACTGGCCGGAGGCGACGCAGTTGTTTCAAAACGGGCAGGCCGCCTTTTATATTGATGCCAGTCTGTTTGGGCCAGGGTATGAGCAACCGGATTCCGCGATCGCGGGCAACGTGGGCTATACGCGACTGCCCCGCGTGCAGTCGGCGAGTCTGACCGGGCACTGGCTGTGGGGGCTTGGCATCGCTCAGCAATCGAGCCAGCCAGAGGCTGCCTGGCTGTTTGTGCAATGGGCTACCAGCCCCCAAATGGAACCGCTCATCTCCGTCAACACTGGCGGAGCCCCGCGCTTTTCTTCTTGGATTAATGCGTCTCCTTACACGGCAGCGATGAACATTGAATACGCGCTATGTGTGCAAAAAGCAATGCAAACCTCCCGCCCCACCGCCGTTTTACATCCCCGCTGGAACGAAATTGCCCTGGCGATCGCTGACACCATTCAAGCGATTTATCAAGGTACGGACGGATCCGCCGCCGCCGCCCAACTGCAAGCCCGGGTAGAGCAACTCATCGCTCAGGAGGCTTGA